CTCTAGCTGGTGAGATAAACCTGATCGCTGCCCTAGCCTCGGATCAGCTTGCGAGGGCACATGAAAAGCTTGGTAGGAAGAGGCGGTGAGCATTGTCTCTAGGTAACCAGACCTCCTCGTATGAGGGTTGGATGCCCTTTCTAGCTTCTGGTAAGCTTGTTAGCGACTATACCCCGATTAGGATTTACCAGGAGATTGCTAGGGAGAAGGGGAAGGATCCAAGTTCTGTGGTGATATCGTCTCAAGACCTTGGGTTTCTAAGGGATCTTGTTACAAATAGTTCTAGCAGGGATGTCCAGGCAATTATCTCTATTCTCGCTTCATCGATAAAGACTAGGATAGATCCTGAGGTTGCTAGGGAGACGTATAGGAGATATCTGGGTGCTGATATTGGTGAGGAATCCGCGGTCTCAATGATCTCAGAGCTTGTTGCTAAGTGGTGTATCGAGGCTGCTGATACAATGGGTATTATAAGGATTAAAGGATATCTTAGATCTTAGAGAGGGCTTCCTCTATATCCTCTATTATATCCTCTATATTTTCTAGACCAACAGAGATTCTCACTAGACTATCGCTTATACCAAGCATCTCCCTCTCCTCCTTCGAGTAGTGCCTATGGCTCATCGTGGCTGGATGGCTTACCAGGGTTTCTGGTCCTCCGAAGGTTCCCGCTGGCTTTGCTATCTTCAGCTCTCTCATGAACTTGAGTGTTGCCTCCATATCCGCTTTGATCTCTATGCTAACGATTCCGCCGAAGCCTTTAAGGATTTTCTTTGCTATGCTATAGCTTGGATGGCTCTCAAGCCCTGGATAATAGATTCTAGAGATCTTTTTGTTTCCTTCTAGCGCTTTTGCTAGTTCTTCGGCGTTTTTGTTGTGGTGCTGCATTCTTATATGTAGTGTTTTGAGGCCTCTTATTACTAGAAATGCTGTGAATGGATCCATTATAGTTCCTAGATCCGATCTTTTATCCCTTATTTCCTCCATTAGCTCTGGTTCTCCAGCAGCTATTCCTCCTATAATATCGTTATGTCCTCCCAGGTATTTTGATGCACTGTGAACAACTATATGTGCTCCTGCTTCTGATGGTCTTAGATTTATTGGTGTTGGTATTGTGTTGTCAACGACTAGTATAGACCCTATTTCTCTGCAGAGTTTTCCTAGCTCATATATATCTATTACTTTTAATAGTGGGTTTGAAACAGATTCTATAAAAACTAGATCTGGTTTCCATCTCTCAACCTCGCTTATAACCTCTTCTGGTGATGCCTCTATGAGTTTAAAGCCTATTTTCTCTGATAGTTCTCTTGCAAGTACTATTGTTCTTGCAAATATGTCTCTTTGGATAACCATTTTAGATCCTGGTTTTAAAAGGGTGAGGAAAATAGTTGATATGGCTGACATGCCTGAGGAGAATGCCACAGCTGATGGGTATCCCTCTATCTCTGCGATCTTCTCCTCCAATGCTGTTACTGTCGGGTTTGACTCTCTCGAGTATAGGTAGATCCTTGCTAATGATGGTGTTACAAAACCGGCTGAGAGGTATATCGGTACTTCTAGGGGCTTCTCTGGAACCAATATGTCCTCTCCTGAGTGGATTAGCTTTGTGCCCATGCCCCTCTCCCTCGTCAAACCCCCACCCCCGGCTTTTCTATATCTATGCTTTCAGCGAATATAAATATGATTATGATTGGTACTGGTTATTTCTCCCAACCGCTATTACCATTAGATCTCCTATGTTCACCCCTGTATAGCCTGTGTAGATGCTTCTCCCCAGCTTGCTAAGTGCTGTGTAGCTGTCGTTTTCCTCGAGATGCTTCTCTATATCTATTCCAATGGATTCTGCGTCTCTGCATACCAGCCAATCCCCTATCCCACCGGCTGCTGGGCTTATACCATCTATCCCATCGCTTCCTAGTGAGGCTATTATGCATCCTGGGCATTCGATGAGTTTTGTTGATGCTGAGAGGGCTAGCTCCTGGTTTCTCCCCCCTATCCCAGATCCTCTAACCTCTACTGTTGTCTCTCCTGATGCTAGTATCATTGCCGGTGGTTTTAGAGGTTCTCCTAGGGTTGCTATTGTTCTCGCTATTCCTGCGAATACCTTACCCACCTCCCTCGCCTCTCCCTCTATGGCGTTGCTCAATATTGCTGTGTTATAGCCTTTTTCAATCGATTTTCTCTTCATTTCTTTTAAGCTGTCTATGCTAGATGCTATAACTATATTTACTATCTCTTCTAGATCTTTATCACCGGGTTTTGGTGTTTCCTCAAGCTCTCCTCTACATCCTTTCTCGATTGTTTTCCATATGTTTTCTGGGATTTTATGGCTTGCTAGTCTTTTTCTCAGGATTTTCTGTGCATCACAGTATGTCGATCTATCTGGGGCTGTTGGGCCTGAGGCTATTATGTCTATGGGGTCTCCTATTACATCGCTCATTATAAGTGTTATTATCTCTGCTCCTCTAGATCTGAGGAGTTTTCCGAGCCTTCCTCCTTTGACTTTGGATATATGTTTTCTCACAATATTTATTTCCTCGATTGTTGCTCCAGATCTCAGTAGTGCTTTGGTTAGCTCTGCCACCTCCTCTATCTCTATCTCTTCTATGGGTATTTCGAATAGTGATGATCCTCCCCCTGATATGAGTAGTATTACTATGTCTCCTCTCCCCGCTGATTCTAGTATCTCTAGAAGTCTCTCTGAGGATTTAATAGTCTCTCTCCCTGGTATTGGGTGTTCTCCCACTAGGATCTCGATTCCTCGTGGTATCTCCTCTGCTATGCTATATCCTTTGGGTATGATTATGGCTCCTCCATATATTCTATCCCCTATGGCCTTTGTTAGGGCTTTCAGCATTTTGGCGGATGCTTTTCCAAAACCCGCTACATAGATCCTACCTCCTGCCTCGATCCTATTGTTAGATATATATATCGAGTTTCCCTCAACCCTAACTATCTTGGGTAGAGAGATCTCGGGGTCTATGGCTTTTAACCCCTCCTCTAAAACCTCGATCACATCCCTATGGATCTTGCTCCTCGAAAGCTCCTCAAGGTTTTTTATATACATATAAGTCTGCTCCTCCAGGGTTAGGATAGGTTTTAAAACAAATATTTAGGGATAAATATTTGAAAATACTGGCTACCCCCCTCAAAACCTCAGGATCCTCGGGGAAACAGTTATAAGCCCCAGAAACCACTAGATATAATGGGCTCTCCCCTCCCCGCGATACCCGGCGGCGGCTCGGGTTGACGGGGATGTAACATCCCTGGATGAGACACCGGCCTCCAATCGCGGGGACATATTAATGCTTATAAATGGGGGTCCGAAGCCCCGGGGAGCTAACCCCGAGAGGCTCGGATCCGACAGAGGCACCCCCAACCCGCACAACACCCCATGCCAGGATCCCCCGCGGCCACGCCTTGCGGCCGCGACTCCGCTTGATCCTGGCGGACCCGACCGCTATCGGGGTGGGACTAAGCCATGGGAGTCGTACGCCCCAGAAAGGGGCGTGGCGGACGGCTGCGTAACACGTGGCTAACCTACCCTCGGGACGGGGATAGTCCCGGGAAACTGGGACTAATCCCCGATAGGCGGGGAGGCCTGGAACGGTTCCCCGCCCAAAGGCCCACACCAAGATGTTGGTGTGGGCGCCCGAGGATGGGGCTGCGGCCCATCATGGTAGTTGGCGGGGTAACGGCCCGCCAAGCCGATAACGGGTAGGGGCCGTGAGAGCGGGAGCCCCCAGATGGGCCCTGAGACAAGGGCCCAGGCCCTATGGGGCGCACCAGGCGCGAAACCTCCGCAATGCGGGAAACCGTGACGGGGTCACCCCGAGTGCCCCGAAGAGGGGCTTTTCCCCGCTGTAAGAAGGCGGGGGAATAAGCGGGGGGCAAGTCTGGTGTCAGCCGCCGCGGTAATACCAGCCCCGCGAGACCGGGCAACCCACCCGGCGCGGATGGTCGGGACGATTATTGGGCCTAAAGCGGCCGTAGCCGGCCCGGTAAGTCCCCGCTGAAATCCTCGGGCTCAACCCGAGGGCGGGCGGGGATACTGCCGGGCTAGAGGGCGGGAGAGGCCGGGGGTAGTCCCGGGGTAGGGGCGAAATCCGATAATCCCGGGAGGACCACCAGTGGCGAAGGCGCCCGGCTGGAACGCGCCTGACGGTGAGGGCCGAAAGCCGGGGGAGCGAACCGGATTAGATACCCGGGTAGGCAGCATCGCGGGTAATTGCGATGCTGCCCCGGAGAGTCCCGGCTGTAAACGATGCGGGCTAGGTGTTGGGCGGACTTAGAGTCCGCCCAGTGCCGCAGGGAAGCCGTTAAGCCCGCCGCCTGGGGAGTACGGCCGCAAACCTGGTTAGGGCTTGGAGCCCTACTGGGGCGGAAGGCTGAAAGGCGGTGGGCCGTGCCGGAGATTCATGTTTATAGCTTTGGGTGGTTTCCATGGTTGTTGATTCGAGGGACATGTGGTGGTTGTTCGGTGTGATAGCTGGTGATGGGCATGTTGGCAAGTATTTTGTTGAGATTAGTGATATGTATAGGGAAAATTTAGAGGTTGTCGCTAGAGTTATTCAGGAGCTAGGCTATAAAGCTGTAATAACTAGGGACAAGAGAGAAAATAGGTATAGGCTTTGGGTAAATAGCAAGGCATTTGCAGACTTTATAAGAGGGGCTGGGACACCGATACCTCGTGTGGAGTTCGATAGGGTTGCATTTATTCAAGGTCTATATGATGCTGAGGGCCATGTAGAGTATTGGAAACCACGAAAGATCATTAGAATAAATTTTGTAAATAGAGATGAGGAAATAGTAAGGCTTGTTATAAGAACCCTCAAAAATATAGGTGTAGAGAAGCCATATATAAGATATTCTATGCGATGTTATAGGGTGCAAATTTATAGGAAAGCTGATGTATTAATATATATCAAAAACATCGGGTTTAGATATCCGACCAAGCAGCGTAGATTGCTATCTTTTTCCTCCTAAGGTCTTTGTTCAGCATTATTCCTTATCTAGCTTTTTACCAAGAAAGTAAGCGGCACGGCCCCCGCCCAGCATACTTAAAGGAATTGGCGGGGGAGCACCACAAGGGGTGGAGCCTGCGGCTTAATTGGAGTCAACGCCGGGAATCTCACCGGGGGCGACAGCAGGATGATGGCCAGGCTGACGACCTTGCCTGACGCGCTGAGAGGAGGTGCATGGCCGTCGCCAGCTCGTGCCGTGAGGTGTCCGGTTAATGGAGAGAGGAGGCGGTGCTTTTAAGCCGCCTCCTCTTCCAGCCGAGAGTCCGGCAACGAGCGAGACCCCCGCCCCCAGTTGCTACCACCCCCTCCGGGGGGTGGGCACACTGGGGGGACTGCCGCCGTTTAAGGCGGAGGAAGGAGGGGGCCACGGCAGGTCAGCATAGGGATCCGTCTCATGTGGGACGATCCCGCTGAAGCCCCGAAACCCCCGGGCTGCACGCGGGCTACAATGGCGGGGACAGCGGGTTCCGACCCCGAAAGGGGGAGGTAATCCCTTAAACCCCGCCGTGGTTGGGATCGAGGGCTGAAACTCGCCCTCGTGAACGCGGAATCCCTAGTAACCGCGCGTCAACATCGCGCGGTGAATACGTCCCTGCTCCTTGCACACACCGCCCGTCGCTTCACCCGAGCGGGGGCTGGGTGAGGCCTGCTCTCGCCGGGTTATCCCGGTGAGGGTGGGTCGAACCCAGCCTCTGCGAGGGGGGAGAAGTCGTAACAAGGTAGCCGTACCGGAAGGTGCGGCTGGATCACCTCCCTTCGGGGATCCTGGTGTGGGGCGTGTAAAGGGTTGGGGGTGCCTCTTTTATGAGGCCCTCCTGGGCTGATTCGTGAGAGGCTTGTTCCCAAGCCTCTATGAGCGCTGGCAGCCCACAACACATACCAGGCCGGCTCCTCCCTGGGGGCCATGGCAGGACGCCGCGCGGTGGATGACTCGGCTCGGGCGCCGAAGAAGGGCGCGGCAAGCGGCGAAATGCCCGGGGGAGGCGCAGGCAGCCGTCGAACCCGGGATCCCCGAATGG
This portion of the Sulfolobales archaeon genome encodes:
- a CDS encoding aminotransferase class I/II-fold pyridoxal phosphate-dependent enzyme gives rise to the protein MTRERGMGTKLIHSGEDILVPEKPLEVPIYLSAGFVTPSLARIYLYSRESNPTVTALEEKIAEIEGYPSAVAFSSGMSAISTIFLTLLKPGSKMVIQRDIFARTIVLARELSEKIGFKLIEASPEEVISEVERWKPDLVFIESVSNPLLKVIDIYELGKLCREIGSILVVDNTIPTPINLRPSEAGAHIVVHSASKYLGGHNDIIGGIAAGEPELMEEIRDKRSDLGTIMDPFTAFLVIRGLKTLHIRMQHHNKNAEELAKALEGNKKISRIYYPGLESHPSYSIAKKILKGFGGIVSIEIKADMEATLKFMRELKIAKPAGTFGGPETLVSHPATMSHRHYSKEEREMLGISDSLVRISVGLENIEDIIEDIEEALSKI
- a CDS encoding DUF4147 domain-containing protein — encoded protein: MYIKNLEELSRSKIHRDVIEVLEEGLKAIDPEISLPKIVRVEGNSIYISNNRIEAGGRIYVAGFGKASAKMLKALTKAIGDRIYGGAIIIPKGYSIAEEIPRGIEILVGEHPIPGRETIKSSERLLEILESAGRGDIVILLISGGGSSLFEIPIEEIEIEEVAELTKALLRSGATIEEINIVRKHISKVKGGRLGKLLRSRGAEIITLIMSDVIGDPIDIIASGPTAPDRSTYCDAQKILRKRLASHKIPENIWKTIEKGCRGELEETPKPGDKDLEEIVNIVIASSIDSLKEMKRKSIEKGYNTAILSNAIEGEAREVGKVFAGIARTIATLGEPLKPPAMILASGETTVEVRGSGIGGRNQELALSASTKLIECPGCIIASLGSDGIDGISPAAGGIGDWLVCRDAESIGIDIEKHLEENDSYTALSKLGRSIYTGYTGVNIGDLMVIAVGRNNQYQS